In Prunus dulcis chromosome 1, ALMONDv2, whole genome shotgun sequence, the following are encoded in one genomic region:
- the LOC117616608 gene encoding uncharacterized protein LOC117616608, with product MKSKHFSTGKDRIDVKDEEDVAANQLGGEVKVADLIWVKINGGSWWPAQVVDDNTVNVNKKPSERSAGKVLVRLYGSYKYLYVDPLKYHSEFDIILKQNNGCYREILLKALEQDVSCLKSSRSKKQGSNSKESVAVYSPTRMSNHNHAGENHQTDSSSLTMKSKRLSTGKDRIDVKDEEDVAANQLGGEVKVADLIWVKINGGSWWPAQVVDDNTVNVNKKPSERSAGKVLVRLYGSYKYLYVDPLKYHSEFDIILKQNNGCYREILLKALEQDVSCLKSSRSKKQGSESKESVAVYSPTCVSNHNHARENHQTDSSSLTTEVQRTEFSVRVSPRRQQYVTIPQSKLEPNMPIAKEEEAKRKSPWEDGLQKKLKRNGSSDQAEVSARRLRVMQHLGLIAPSGSPFHKNGLIV from the exons ATGAAAAGCAAACACTTTTCAACTGGGAAAGATCGTATTGATGTGAAAGATGAAGAGGATGTTGCTGCTAATCAATTGGGAGGGGAAGTTAAGGTGGCAGATCTGATATGGGTGAAGATCAATGGAGGCTCATGGTGGCCTGCACAG GTTGTTGATGACAATACTGTGAATGTGAACAAGAAGCCAAGTGAAAGATCAGCAGGGAAGGTTCTTGTTCGGCTCTATGGAAGCTATAAATa CTTGTATGTGGACCCTCTGAAATATCATTCTGAATTTGACATA ATACTCAAGCAGAACAATGGTTGTTATAGGGAAATACTTCTAAAAGCTCTGGAGCAG GATGTTTCTTGCTTAAAATCCAGTAGATCAAAGAAGCAAGGGTCCAACTCTAAAG AAAGTGTAGCAGTTTATTCTCCTACACGCATGTCCAATCACAATCATGCAGGGGAAAATCACCAAACAGATTCGTCAAGCTTA ACAATGAAAAGCAAACGCCTTTCAACTGGGAAAGATCGTATTGATGTGAAAGATGAAGAGGATGTTGCTGCTAATCAATTGGGAGGGGAAGTTAAGGTGGCAGATCTGATATGGGTGAAGATCAATGGAGGCTCATGGTGGCCTGCACAG GTTGTTGATGACAATACTGTGAATGTGAACAAGAAGCCAAGTGAAAGATCAGCAGGGAAGGTTCTTGTTCGGCTCTATGGAAGCTATAAATa CTTGTATGTGGACCCTCTGAAATATCATTCTGAATTTGACATA ATACTCAAGCAGAACAATGGTTGTTATAGGGAAATACTTCTAAAAGCTCTGGAGCAG GATGTTTCTTGCTTAAAATCCAGTAGATCAAAAAAGCAAGGGTCTGAGTCTAAAG AAAGTGTAGCAGTTTATTCTCCTACATGCGTGTCCAATCATAATCATGCAAGGGAAAATCACCAAACAGATTCGTCAAGCTTA ACTACTGAGGTTCAGAGAACTGAATTTTCT GTAAGGGTTTCTCCGAGAAGACAGCAGTATGTCACTATACCACAAAGTAAGCTGGAGCCAAATATGCCAATTGCCAAAGAGGaagaagcaaaaagaaaatcccCTTGGGAAGATGGTTTGCAAAAGAAACTTAAACGAAATGGCTCAAGTGATCAGGCAGAAGTGAGTGCTCGGAGATTAAGAGTGATGCAACATCTTGGCCTCATTGCTCCTTCAGGATCTCCATTCCACAAAAATGGACTCATTGTCTGA
- the LOC117616283 gene encoding uncharacterized protein LOC117616283 — translation MDPNRVEAERLLGIAEKLLHSRDLSSCRDFAILAQETEPLLEGSDQILAVADVLLAADKRVNNHHDWYAVLQVDRRSEDQDLIKRSYRRLALLLHPDKNKYAYAEHAFKLVADAWAVLSDPARKPIYDNELGPFSRVDLSAPNSNKLPVRRVNRSRNDTDLTNDGEHHQQQRSRLSTFWTTCPYCYVLYEYPRVYENCCLRCQNCKRGFEAVVVPNLPPLVQGQEAYYCCWAFFPMGFVGGTHSNGGKGKAAPAAAAAAFPNWMPPVFSTTPQSKTPVAATAVPVVANSGGVMDVSDGNPDLGTNQKKRGRPRKVI, via the coding sequence ATGGATCCAAACAGAGTGGAAGCCGAGCGCTTGCTCGGAATCGCCGAGAAGCTTCTACACAGCCGAGATCTGAGCAGCTGCCGCGACTTCGCAATTCTGGCGCAAGAGACCGAGCCGCTATTGGAAGGCTCAGATCAGATCTTGGCCGTCGCCGACGTGCTCTTGGCCGCTGACAAGCGCGTAAACAACCACCACGACTGGTACGCCGTTCTCCAGGTCGATCGCCGATCCGAAGATCAGGATCTCATCAAGAGGTCATATCGACGGCTGGCGTTGCTCCTCCACCCGGACAAGAACAAGTACGCTTATGCCGAGCACGCGTTCAAGCTTGTCGCCGATGCATGGGCCGTTTTGTCCGACCCGGCTCGGAAGCCGATTTACGACAACGAGTTGGGCCCGTTCAGCCGAGTCGATCTCAGCGCGCCGAATTCGAACAAATTGCCTGTACGGCGAGTCAATCGGAGCCGAAATGACACCGATTTGACAAACGACGGTGAGCATCATCAGCAGCAGAGGTCGAGATTGTCGACTTTCTGGACGACGTGCCCGTACTGCTATGTGCTGTACGAGTACCCTAGGGTTTACGAGAATTGCTGTTTGAGGTGCCAGAATTGTAAGCGCGGGTTTGAGGCGGTGGTTGTGCCGAATTTGCCGCCATTGGTGCAAGGCCAGGAGGCCTACTACTGCTGTTGGGCGTTTTTTCCGATGGGATTTGTGGGCGGGACCCACTCCAATGGAGGGAAGGGTAAGGCGGCCCCGGCAGCGGCCGCAGCCGCCTTTCCCAATTGGATGCCACCTGTCTTTTCGACGACGCCGCAGAGTAAAACTCCGGTGGCTGCCACGGCGGTCCCCGTGGTGGCCAATTCGGGTGGAGTGATGGATGTTTCGGATGGGAACCCGGATTTGGGGACTAATCAGAAGAAGAGGGGACGGCCCAGGAAGGTTATTTGA
- the LOC117628039 gene encoding MADS-box protein AGL24-like isoform X2, whose protein sequence is MKMMREKIKIKKIDNLPARQVTFSKRRRGIFKKAAELSVLCESEVAVVIFSATGKLFDYSSSSMKDVIERYQAHINGAEKFDNPSIELQPEKENHIRLSKELEEKSRQLRQMKGEDLEELNFDELQKLEQLVDASLGRVIETKEELIMSEIMALERKRAELVEANKQLRQRMLSRGNIGPALMEPERLNNNIGGGGEEEGMSSESATSTTCNSAPSLSLEDDSDDVTLSLKLGLP, encoded by the exons ATGAAAATGATGAGGGAGAAGATCAAGATCAAGAAGATTGACAACTTGCCTGCAAGGCAAGTGACCTTCTCAAAGAGGAGGAGAGGGATCTTCAAGAAAGCTGCAGAGTTATCTGTTCTGTGTGAATCTGAGGTGGCAGTTGTCATCTTTTCTGCTACTGGCAAGCTTTTTGATTATTCAAGCTCAAG TATGAAGGATGTTATTGAAAGGTATCAAGCGCACATAAATGGTGCTGAAAAATTTGACAACCCGTCTATTGAGTTGCAG ccagagaaagaaaaccacaTCAGATTGAGCAAGGAACTTGAGGAGAAGAGCCGCCAGCTGAG GCAGATGAAAGGAGAGGATCTTGAAGAGCTGAATTTTGATGAGTTGCAGAAGTTAGAACAACTGGTGGATGCAAGCCTTGGCCGTGTGATTGAAACTAAG GAGGAACTGATTATGAGTGAGATTATGGCACTTGAAAGAAAG AGAGCTGAGCTTGTAGAAGCCAACAAACAGCTAAGGCAGAGG ATGCTATCCAGAGGAAATATTGGACCTGCGCTTATGGAGCCGGAGAGgttgaataataatattggtggtggaggagaagaagaaggcatGTCATCTGAATCTGCTACCTCCACCACCTGCAACAGTGCTCCCAGTCTCTCTCTTGAAGATGACTCCGACGACGTCACTTTATCTCTCAAACTGGG GCTTCCATAA
- the LOC117628039 gene encoding MADS-box protein AGL24-like isoform X1, translating into MKMMREKIKIKKIDNLPARQVTFSKRRRGIFKKAAELSVLCESEVAVVIFSATGKLFDYSSSSMKDVIERYQAHINGAEKFDNPSIELQPEKENHIRLSKELEEKSRQLRQMKGEDLEELNFDELQKLEQLVDASLGRVIETKEELIMSEIMALERKRAELVEANKQLRQRVSNYYNHMLSRGNIGPALMEPERLNNNIGGGGEEEGMSSESATSTTCNSAPSLSLEDDSDDVTLSLKLGLP; encoded by the exons ATGAAAATGATGAGGGAGAAGATCAAGATCAAGAAGATTGACAACTTGCCTGCAAGGCAAGTGACCTTCTCAAAGAGGAGGAGAGGGATCTTCAAGAAAGCTGCAGAGTTATCTGTTCTGTGTGAATCTGAGGTGGCAGTTGTCATCTTTTCTGCTACTGGCAAGCTTTTTGATTATTCAAGCTCAAG TATGAAGGATGTTATTGAAAGGTATCAAGCGCACATAAATGGTGCTGAAAAATTTGACAACCCGTCTATTGAGTTGCAG ccagagaaagaaaaccacaTCAGATTGAGCAAGGAACTTGAGGAGAAGAGCCGCCAGCTGAG GCAGATGAAAGGAGAGGATCTTGAAGAGCTGAATTTTGATGAGTTGCAGAAGTTAGAACAACTGGTGGATGCAAGCCTTGGCCGTGTGATTGAAACTAAG GAGGAACTGATTATGAGTGAGATTATGGCACTTGAAAGAAAG AGAGCTGAGCTTGTAGAAGCCAACAAACAGCTAAGGCAGAGGGTAAGCAACTACTACAATCAT ATGCTATCCAGAGGAAATATTGGACCTGCGCTTATGGAGCCGGAGAGgttgaataataatattggtggtggaggagaagaagaaggcatGTCATCTGAATCTGCTACCTCCACCACCTGCAACAGTGCTCCCAGTCTCTCTCTTGAAGATGACTCCGACGACGTCACTTTATCTCTCAAACTGGG GCTTCCATAA